GCAGCGACGGAGGCCGCCTTGACTGACACGCTCACGCGTCGGGCGACGATTGCGGTGTGCACGCCGAGCACGAACCACCAGGCGGCGAACAATCCGAGCGTGAGGGCAATCACTGGTGCTCCGGCCGGACTCAGAGCAATAGTGAGCACCGCCACAGGGGCCAGCAGAAGACCTGCAGCTGAAGCAGCGATCAGCACCCACCCGGCCACCGCCACCCACTTCGCCGTCGTGCCAAGCCGCCGCTGGCCGTGCTCGCGCTGCAGGCGGCCGGGTATGAGGAAGCTTGCCGCCGCGAGCCGCCAGGCGGGCTCCGAGCGAGCCAGTTCTGGGGGAGCGGCGAGTGTCTCGATGGGCAGCACTGTACCGGATTGCCGAGGGACCCTCGGTACTGTGGGGGAGTGGCGCAGAAGAGGCGGGGTCCCGGAAACACGGTGAAGGCCCGTCCCGACGGAATCGGAACCGTCGCCGTCTGGCTGGCGGTGCTCGCGCTGGCAGTGTTCCTTCCCGGTGCCTTCAACCGGTGGTTCCTCCCCAAGGAACTGCTCATGGTGGCCGCGATCCTGCTCGCCTCTCTCGCGGCCGCGCGAGGGCGCCTGCCCCGGATGATCTGGCTGGGCATCGGTGTCGGAGTGGCCATCCTGCTCGGCGCTGCGTTGGTATCGACCGACCCGGTGGCGGCCATTATGGGCCGGTGGCCCCGGTACGAGGGCCTGGTTGCCCTCCCGGTGTACCTCGGCGCCGCCTGGCTCGGCGCGCGACTTCTCGGGCCGGACGCATCCGCAAGCCGACTGACGACGTTCCACCGGGCACTGGCCGTGGTCTCGCTGCTCATCGGCGGCGTCTCGCTGCTGGAGTCGGTCGGGCTGCGGCCGCTGGACACCGATCTGTCCCGGCCGGGCGCCCTGCTCGGCAACGCCACCGATCAAGGACTTGTCGGCGCCGCGCTCGCCGTGCTGCTCATGCCGCCGCTGATGTCTGCGGTCGCCGCCCTGCGAGCCGCTCCCCGCGGGCGACGATCGCTCGCCCACCCGGTGCTCGTTGGCGCGGCTGTACTCGCGGGGATCCTGACCGTTGCGGTGTCCGCCAGCAGGGCCGGCCTGCTGGCGTTGCTCGTCGGCATCGTCGTGGTCGTCATTCTGCACGCGCTGCGTCGGGCCGCCGCATCCGGTGCCCGCGCCGGACTGTCCACTCTGGGTTGGGGTGCCCTGCTCGCCGCCGCCGCGCTCGCCGTCGTGCTGCTGCTGCCCGACATGCGCGCGCGCCTGCTCGGGCTCACCGGGTTGGCGGCGCAGACCGTAGACGACCGGATGCTGATCTGGCAGACCAGCCTGGGAATGGTCGCCGATAAGCCCCTGCTCGGATGGGGGCCGAGCGGCTACCTCGACGCGGTCGCGGTGCGCCACGGGTCCGACTGGTTCGCCACGGTCGATGCTGGAACCACGCTGGACTCCCCGCACAACTGGCTGCTGCAGGCGGCCTCGGCGGGCGGCATCCCATTGCTGGTTACGGCGGTCGCGCTCGCCGGCGTGATCGCGGTTCTCGGCATCCGGCGGCTGCGCGCAATGCCTGACCATGTCGACTCGGCCCAGCGCGATGCGCTTCGGAGTGACATGCTGCAGGGGGCGCTCGCCGCGCTCTCCGCGCTCGGTGTCGGCCTGCTCACGCACTTCACGGCTGCGAGCACCGGCATGCTCATCGGGCTGCTCATCGGCGTCGTCACCGCCGCAGCACCAGCGGCCGAGCCGCGTCGGTGGCGAACCGCGCGCAGCGTCGCCCTTGCCGTGTG
The Diaminobutyricimonas sp. LJ205 genome window above contains:
- a CDS encoding O-antigen ligase, whose translation is MAQKRRGPGNTVKARPDGIGTVAVWLAVLALAVFLPGAFNRWFLPKELLMVAAILLASLAAARGRLPRMIWLGIGVGVAILLGAALVSTDPVAAIMGRWPRYEGLVALPVYLGAAWLGARLLGPDASASRLTTFHRALAVVSLLIGGVSLLESVGLRPLDTDLSRPGALLGNATDQGLVGAALAVLLMPPLMSAVAALRAAPRGRRSLAHPVLVGAAVLAGILTVAVSASRAGLLALLVGIVVVVILHALRRAAASGARAGLSTLGWGALLAAAALAVVLLLPDMRARLLGLTGLAAQTVDDRMLIWQTSLGMVADKPLLGWGPSGYLDAVAVRHGSDWFATVDAGTTLDSPHNWLLQAASAGGIPLLVTAVALAGVIAVLGIRRLRAMPDHVDSAQRDALRSDMLQGALAALSALGVGLLTHFTAASTGMLIGLLIGVVTAAAPAAEPRRWRTARSVALAVWLGWFALTTFAELPLAAGTLARSAPEADRQFHVAAALRPWDADLVSIAAQTLTARADSGDPIAVPLALDWAERAAEAAPHSLTARYTHAVALRAAGDADAAADLLTELQQRQPHDPRFAMQLGITLILQGKHAAGLEWIEKAHAATPDDETIARMLDWARQAGP